One segment of Desulfocurvus vexinensis DSM 17965 DNA contains the following:
- a CDS encoding SPOR domain-containing protein, with protein MAKDNTRRKTRDDGDGQPRRLPFNLTAGGLVTTVVVSVAALAWAFVLGVLVGRGYKPEEAVPELARIMPRPEANATAPAPAPAPPEVLRAEELEFYDDLHRKPGEAAPVKPRAAAAPGAQPPAAAPQAPAPAAATAPAAAPAAQASGQRFAYVYQVGALRDAEVARKFAARLQGQGLTTSVESAQAQGTTWHRILVHFQGTPEQTEALKAKLAAAGVQKPIIRTKTPL; from the coding sequence ATGGCCAAGGACAACACCAGGCGCAAAACCAGGGACGACGGGGACGGGCAGCCCCGCCGCCTGCCCTTCAACCTCACGGCGGGCGGGCTGGTGACGACGGTGGTCGTCTCCGTTGCGGCCCTGGCCTGGGCCTTCGTGCTGGGGGTGCTGGTGGGCCGGGGCTACAAGCCCGAAGAGGCCGTGCCCGAGCTGGCGCGCATCATGCCGCGCCCCGAGGCAAACGCCACCGCCCCGGCCCCGGCTCCGGCCCCGCCCGAGGTGCTGCGCGCCGAAGAGCTGGAATTCTACGACGACCTGCACCGCAAGCCCGGCGAGGCCGCCCCGGTCAAGCCCCGGGCCGCAGCCGCCCCGGGAGCCCAGCCCCCGGCTGCCGCGCCCCAGGCCCCGGCGCCAGCAGCGGCCACCGCGCCAGCCGCCGCCCCGGCGGCCCAGGCCTCCGGCCAGCGCTTCGCCTATGTCTACCAGGTGGGCGCCCTGCGCGATGCCGAGGTGGCCCGCAAGTTCGCCGCGCGCCTCCAGGGCCAGGGCCTGACCACCAGCGTGGAGTCCGCCCAGGCCCAGGGCACGACGTGGCACCGCATCCTGGTCCACTTCCAGGGCACCCCCGAGCAGACCGAGGCCCTGAAGGCCAAACTGGCCGCTGCCGGGGTCCAGAAGCCAATCATCAGAACCAAGACGCCGCTGTAG
- a CDS encoding glutamate synthase-related protein produces MNHWSKQNDVLGTTNRGNAIESGLCTLCRADCKGKCETWLASLKGRETLYPRDFGLVTAGSGNTCHVGVSYNALRIQGACYGARGMNGNEDKARSGDCLFTDVNLATSFGNQVKTNCRLPFMTGALGSTFIAAKYWNSFAVGCALAGVPIVVGENVVGVDRASELSSGRIQSAPELERRIQTYLRYHDGMGAIIVQLNVEDTRNGVAEYLAEKYGDRIIIELKWGQGAKNIGGEIEVTSLDYALFLKKRGYLVDPDPENPGVREAFASGAVRSFARHSRLGYTAQDSYEKVRDEFMTSVKYLRSLGFARITLKTGSYGMEGLAMAIRFASEAGLDLLTMDGSGGGTGMSPWNMMETWGVPSVLLHAKAYEYAALLAARGQRVVDMSFAGGFAKESNIFKALALGAPFVKMICMGRAMMIPGFLGTNIEGALHPERREAINGNWDALPATVVEHGRTPEEIFAAWHQLSSRLGKDEMRNVPYGAVAIVTLMDKLSAGLQQLLAGARKFDVADIRREDITSANRETERETGIPFITEVGDETARRILLG; encoded by the coding sequence ATGAACCACTGGTCGAAGCAGAACGACGTGCTTGGCACGACCAACCGCGGCAACGCCATCGAATCCGGCCTGTGTACCCTGTGCCGGGCCGACTGCAAGGGCAAGTGCGAAACCTGGCTGGCCAGCCTCAAGGGCCGGGAAACCCTCTACCCCCGCGACTTCGGCCTGGTCACCGCCGGCAGCGGCAACACCTGCCACGTGGGCGTGTCCTACAACGCCCTGCGCATCCAGGGCGCCTGCTACGGCGCGCGCGGCATGAACGGCAACGAGGACAAGGCCCGCTCCGGCGACTGCCTGTTCACCGACGTGAACCTGGCCACCTCCTTCGGCAACCAGGTCAAGACCAACTGCCGCCTGCCCTTCATGACCGGCGCCCTGGGCTCGACCTTCATCGCCGCCAAGTACTGGAACTCCTTCGCCGTGGGCTGCGCCCTGGCGGGCGTGCCCATCGTGGTCGGCGAAAACGTGGTCGGCGTGGACCGCGCCTCCGAGCTGTCGAGCGGGCGCATCCAGAGCGCCCCCGAGCTGGAGCGGCGCATCCAGACCTACCTGCGCTACCACGACGGCATGGGCGCCATCATCGTCCAGCTCAACGTCGAGGACACGCGCAACGGCGTGGCCGAATACCTGGCCGAGAAGTACGGCGACCGCATCATCATCGAGCTGAAGTGGGGCCAGGGTGCCAAGAACATCGGCGGTGAGATCGAAGTCACCAGCCTGGACTACGCCCTGTTCCTGAAAAAGCGCGGCTACCTCGTGGACCCCGACCCCGAGAACCCCGGCGTGCGCGAGGCCTTCGCGTCCGGCGCCGTGCGCTCCTTCGCGCGGCACAGCCGCCTGGGCTACACCGCCCAGGACAGCTACGAGAAGGTCCGCGACGAGTTCATGACCTCAGTGAAATACCTGCGCAGCCTGGGCTTTGCGCGCATCACCCTCAAGACCGGCTCCTACGGCATGGAAGGCCTGGCCATGGCCATCCGCTTCGCCAGCGAGGCCGGGCTCGACCTGCTGACCATGGACGGCTCGGGCGGCGGCACGGGCATGAGCCCCTGGAACATGATGGAGACCTGGGGCGTGCCCAGCGTGCTGCTGCACGCCAAGGCCTACGAGTACGCCGCCCTGCTGGCCGCGCGCGGCCAGCGCGTGGTGGACATGAGCTTCGCGGGCGGCTTCGCCAAGGAAAGCAATATCTTCAAGGCCCTGGCTTTGGGCGCGCCCTTCGTGAAGATGATCTGCATGGGCCGGGCGATGATGATTCCCGGGTTCCTGGGCACCAACATCGAAGGCGCCCTGCACCCCGAGCGCCGCGAGGCCATCAACGGCAACTGGGACGCCCTGCCCGCCACGGTGGTGGAGCATGGCCGCACCCCCGAGGAGATCTTCGCCGCGTGGCACCAGCTCTCCTCGCGCCTGGGCAAGGACGAAATGCGCAACGTGCCCTACGGCGCCGTGGCCATCGTCACGCTCATGGACAAGCTCTCCGCCGGGCTCCAGCAGCTGCTGGCCGGGGCGCGCAAGTTCGACGTGGCCGACATCCGCCGCGAGGACATCACCTCCGCCAACCGCGAAACCGAGCGCGAAACGGGCATCCCCTTCATCACCGAAGTGGGCGACGAAACCGCACGGCGCATCCTGCTGGGCTAA